Proteins encoded within one genomic window of Prosthecobacter fusiformis:
- a CDS encoding ABC transporter substrate-binding protein, producing MALPNDAIFLNQHGRPFWGRLLLVLWSLASWGIPAAIAGEQVSLQLKWRHQFQFAGYYAAVAKGYYEKAGLSVTLHEAQPGDDPMGEVLNGHAQYGVGTSNLILLRSQGHPVVVLAVIYQHSPFVLLASKTSGVEDIHDLVDKQIMMEPDAAELQAYFQSEGVNPRRLKHLPHSFDVQDIISGKAAAMSAYSTDEPFDMIARGAEYSVFTPRAGGIDFYGDNLFTTEQEIREHPERVAAFRAASLQGWIYAMAHPEEIVDLILEKYNRGKNRDKLLFEARETAKLVHPELIEVGYINPGRWQNIAHVYETMSMMNKGVSLKGFIYETDSSFNWTPFYWVGGIVLGIITLTSASSLLTWKLNRKLRREVIARQHAENQAREESAAKTHFYAILAHEVRAPMSGILASLWLYDQTPVTEEKRDIVKIAESSTKKLLHMVDHILDHARIESGHMTLDPSSITIPEFVREVCGLFQAAAVAKGIRLEHDIAPGAPESMRTDLVRLQQILYNLLANAIKFTSSGWVRLSVAAGESAAGAACIVFRVSDSGPGIAAENLSSIFEPYVQADVQTASRHGGSGLGLSIASRLAHMLDGSIQVASTPGEGSHFTVTLPTGMGA from the coding sequence ATGGCATTGCCAAACGACGCTATATTTCTCAATCAACACGGCAGGCCTTTCTGGGGGAGGCTGCTGCTTGTGTTATGGTCTTTGGCGTCCTGGGGAATTCCTGCGGCCATCGCTGGAGAACAGGTGTCCTTGCAGTTGAAGTGGCGCCATCAATTTCAATTCGCGGGCTATTACGCGGCTGTGGCGAAAGGGTATTATGAAAAGGCGGGATTGAGCGTGACTCTGCACGAGGCCCAGCCGGGGGATGATCCCATGGGGGAAGTCCTCAATGGCCATGCGCAGTACGGGGTCGGCACCTCCAATCTCATTTTGCTGCGCAGTCAGGGCCACCCGGTGGTGGTGCTCGCGGTGATCTATCAGCATTCCCCCTTCGTTCTGCTCGCCAGCAAAACATCCGGCGTGGAGGATATCCATGATCTCGTGGACAAGCAGATCATGATGGAACCGGATGCAGCGGAATTGCAGGCCTACTTTCAGAGTGAGGGGGTTAATCCCCGCCGGTTAAAGCATTTGCCGCATTCTTTCGATGTCCAAGACATCATCTCCGGCAAGGCGGCAGCGATGTCAGCTTACTCCACTGATGAACCCTTCGATATGATTGCGCGCGGGGCCGAGTATTCAGTGTTCACCCCGCGTGCCGGGGGGATAGATTTTTACGGGGACAATCTGTTCACCACCGAGCAGGAAATCCGTGAACATCCCGAACGGGTGGCCGCTTTCCGCGCCGCCAGTCTGCAAGGGTGGATCTATGCCATGGCCCATCCAGAGGAGATCGTGGATCTCATTCTTGAAAAGTATAACCGGGGCAAGAACCGCGATAAACTGCTCTTCGAGGCCAGGGAAACGGCGAAGCTCGTACACCCCGAACTCATCGAAGTGGGTTACATCAATCCAGGACGTTGGCAGAACATTGCCCATGTGTATGAAACCATGAGCATGATGAATAAAGGAGTCTCCCTCAAAGGCTTTATCTATGAGACCGATTCTTCTTTTAATTGGACCCCCTTCTACTGGGTCGGCGGTATCGTGCTGGGAATCATCACGCTGACCTCCGCTTCGTCGCTGCTGACTTGGAAGTTAAATCGGAAGCTGCGCCGCGAAGTCATCGCCCGCCAACATGCCGAAAACCAAGCGCGTGAGGAAAGCGCAGCGAAGACCCATTTCTACGCCATCCTCGCTCACGAGGTCCGCGCACCCATGTCCGGGATTCTAGCCTCGCTCTGGTTGTATGACCAAACACCGGTCACAGAGGAAAAGCGGGACATCGTCAAGATCGCGGAAAGCTCCACGAAAAAGCTACTGCACATGGTGGATCACATCCTGGATCACGCCCGGATCGAGTCCGGCCACATGACCCTGGACCCGTCCTCGATCACGATTCCAGAATTTGTGCGGGAGGTGTGCGGCCTGTTCCAGGCGGCTGCGGTGGCGAAGGGGATCCGGCTGGAGCATGATATCGCGCCTGGCGCGCCGGAGTCGATGCGGACGGACCTTGTACGGTTGCAGCAGATTCTATATAATTTGTTAGCCAATGCCATCAAATTCACCAGCAGCGGTTGGGTGCGCCTGTCAGTCGCGGCGGGTGAGAGCGCAGCAGGGGCGGCCTGCATCGTCTTCCGTGTCAGTGACAGTGGACCTGGCATTGCGGCGGAAAATTTGAGCAGCATTTTTGAGCCTTACGTACAGGCGGATGTGCAGACTGCCAGCAGGCATGGTGGCTCGGGCTTGGGTCTGTCCATCGCCAGTCGGCTGGCACACATGCTGGACGGCAGCATCCAGGTGGCGAGCACCCCTGGGGAAGGCTCTCACTTTACAGTGACGCTGCCAACCGGGATGGGGGCCTAG
- a CDS encoding LytR/AlgR family response regulator transcription factor, with amino-acid sequence MNNKLTAVVIDDEAIHRRMTKALIARHDKLLWLGEADNLVTGAAMIEREKPDVVFLDIYLSTGTGFHLLPNLQEQPKIVFVTSSRDHALQAIDVEAVDYLIKPVEEERFAATVRRLERHFFKEADPQERHERNDRLCLRTESQTYIVPISRISALVADGNFTGVFSTGRSKILVCKPLGNFDETLPTPPFVRLDRSLIINTERVMRTQRVSRNLTKLWMKDQDEPLEIGRTAMARLNEVLDEPSSGQAARPPSRLAASL; translated from the coding sequence ATGAACAACAAGCTCACAGCGGTCGTCATTGATGACGAGGCCATCCATCGACGCATGACGAAGGCTCTGATCGCGCGTCATGATAAACTGCTCTGGCTGGGTGAGGCGGACAACCTTGTGACAGGTGCGGCGATGATCGAGAGGGAGAAACCGGATGTGGTTTTCCTGGACATCTATCTTTCCACAGGCACGGGCTTTCATCTGCTGCCGAATCTACAGGAGCAGCCAAAGATTGTCTTCGTCACTTCTTCCCGAGATCATGCACTGCAGGCGATTGACGTTGAAGCTGTGGACTACCTGATCAAGCCCGTGGAGGAAGAACGGTTCGCAGCTACGGTTCGCCGTCTGGAGCGCCACTTTTTTAAAGAGGCCGATCCTCAAGAACGACATGAGCGCAACGACCGCCTGTGTCTGCGCACGGAATCCCAGACGTACATCGTCCCCATCTCCCGCATCTCCGCGCTGGTGGCCGATGGTAACTTCACGGGCGTATTTTCCACCGGCCGCTCCAAGATCCTGGTTTGCAAACCCCTGGGCAATTTTGACGAGACGCTTCCCACCCCACCTTTTGTTAGGCTGGACCGCTCCCTGATCATCAATACTGAGCGCGTGATGCGCACGCAGCGGGTTTCCCGCAACCTCACCAAACTGTGGATGAAGGACCAGGATGAGCCGCTGGAAATAGGCCGTACCGCCATGGCGCGGCTGAATGAAGTGCTGGATGAGCCCAGCAGTGGACAGGCCGCTAGGCCCCCATCCCGGTTGGCAGCGTCACTGTAA
- a CDS encoding choice-of-anchor D domain-containing protein has protein sequence MKNLLLFVSLLLSFPALATTDLTGPPGSVAFGSYVKVLPNGNIVVTDPSYGIPGGATKAGAAYLIDGATLDVISTLTGSNTDDQVGSGGIVILSDGNFVVISSSWNGNNGAVTWGNSTTGFSSNTVSASNSLVGGSANDAVGAAINASGVCALANGRYVVASSEWNNPVGPVTKVGAYTWCDAGGVTVGLVSPSNSLVGGKKDDGNQPKIAVLSNGNYVVACPGWDNPSGSILNVGAVTWCNGAGSTVGLITASNSLIGGSTSDGVGSQVMPLTNGNYVVRTVTWDNPSGAKSNAGATTWCNGLGGTVGVVSSSNSIVGTSEHDSSYMAVVPLTTGHYVIALPGWDNPTGPVADVGAVIWGNGSGGTVGEVSASNALIGGRSGDNVGTSGSFTGVTPLANGHYVVASPTWDNPSGPVTDVGAVTWCKGDGTTVGLVTSGNSLTGSTNDDRIAGGSILALTALPDGNYVVCSSLWDNPVGPAADVGAVTWCNGTTGRSGAVSAANSLIGGSSGDRVGSGFGASLLTNGNYVVSSPSWDNPAGPVANVGAVTWCKGDGTTTQGLVTAANSMIGVTADDAVGERGAVALANGNYAFGSPSWTNPATGVGWVGAATWGNGSTGTTGVVTASNSIIGATEYDNLPADGIEAFSNGGYLLYSPYYNFFEGALTYVRGDMAVSGQPSTSNTYFGRTYIHNDFDPLGERVILGTGFQNKVVIISTAVPGPEIEVSGSGNVITDGDTSPAEADNTEFGSTTVEDGTVERMFTIENTGPLELNLSGTPKVVVGGSHAGDFTVSVQPSSPVASNNSTTFEVIFDPSASGLRTATLSITNDDSNENPYNFSIQGTGTAVTPEIAVSGNSVEIANGSDAPTTADHTDFGDVATPGGSLLRTFTIANSGSAVLNLTGSPKVAVSGTHAADFSVTTQPGASIAASGSTTFQVTFAPAATGLRSATLSIQNDDSDENPYTFDIQGTGTGLSPEIAVEYPSDQDLTSGIASISFGIQAPTTTSAAKTFTIRNTGSGSLSLQTFTKGGAHPDDFIISAPVTNTVGVGLTTTFTVTYQPRDGGSRSATLSIGNNDSDENPFQITLTGSDGAPMISLIPDQSTDEDTPVGPIAFTVADEDGPASAVTLSGTSENPDLIPDENIVFGGSDGNRTITLTPAADRSGVATIFVEAADGSGNRAVVTFVLTVDPVSEPPIALDQADMGKENDLLHVALQAYDPDGDALTYTLEDEPEHGTVTINEDGTYSYLPDDNFLGADKFTYLVNDGGFDSNVTTVTLMVVRQPSHWSWMAGYSVVNQPGTYNIAGPNSIGVVGSRSGQATWSLPGSSMLWVFGGTGCGDSKNTGLLNDLWRCNLTTQTWTWLGGSKTTKTKGTYGTLGVAAADNIPGARTGGSTWIDSAGDLWLFGGTGLDSTASGNGLLNDLWKYSPSLTQWTWMGGSKTIKAPGVYGTQGSPQPANVPGARSGAATWVDTLGNLWLFGGTGYGATTKSSGTLNDLWKYNITTQEWTWMKGPSTIKAVGTYGAQGVATASTIPGSRSDASAWVDKNGMFWLFGGNGIGLTGGAGDLNDLWKYDPSANLWTWVRGETQTDSLGNYGTLGIPAATNDPAARAGASPWVDAEGALCFFGGDGRAVRDDIWRYLPDTNQWTWIKGSSSLAFIKPIYGDFGIGAPSNTPGSLRSASAAADTGGDVWVFGGGSGTSHNNSLWKLDLPPVMKVQTNAATSVTGSGATLNGIINPRELATTAWFRYSPRLDMVGAVLTSVTVMGDGTDDVPLAVPVTGLTEGTTYYYQLVGSNPFGQRSGGMRTFTTTGTAPPVTVAFESTSSTVKECDGTAVIMVALSAPAPVSFDLPFIITGTATPGSTGDYTAPASSLSFVAGQMVGRITIPIRNDLIPEVEKTLIVTLNPPSAGATLGGSTVHTITLQDGDVAVVIVTQPQSKIVAMGSTTTLSVTATGTGPLTYQWKKNGAKISGATSASYSILNTPLTAANNYTVDVTNPIGTKPSAKVDLYVVDTTPKYASLAVGSKITFTVNTGGVGLGFQWYKGVTVITPAKTKTLSLSKLTTADAAVYTCIVSKSGIDSLTSGEFRLTVPTSKPEITPITALPPGVVGGSYLHVIEFNDDPLKAPKSFSVTGLPTGLKLDATTGVISGDCTVGVTDKAITITATNSAGTSTKVNSKITILGLPPTVQGTWLGVMERRPGVGDNLGARLDLTVTSTGNYTGKLLLSGTSLAIKGNLMVDIDTSGPSPVVSSVRGRTFFTRKGLPSLDLNFVLGLTNNLLTGSLLDPAKADTALIDGIRNKWSKSGLKATDYVGYYTFGLDLTPTNIGDIDCPQGNGFGSFNVAEDGKLSVTGRTADGLAYTTAGFAGPSGQVVFFAPFKPSIGSLVGMGTITAVPAGAFANNTFTGSATWNKGVAPKTSSDQAYRPGFPSMALDLAGGKYKAPVSGGVVMGLTNYDNKARINFSDGGLNPGDITPHIFSIRNTKTKGITQSVKVIAYNTRISPNPNPYKVNFALASSPSGAFIGAFTLPNANSALVRTAKYQGIIVWDGSAYSAMGYFLLPKLPEPGQTIKTSPVLSGLTVLDETQ, from the coding sequence ATGAAAAATCTCCTCCTTTTTGTCTCCCTGCTTCTCTCCTTTCCTGCATTGGCGACGACGGATCTCACCGGCCCCCCAGGCAGTGTGGCTTTTGGTTCTTATGTCAAAGTCTTGCCAAATGGAAACATTGTGGTGACAGACCCTAGCTATGGCATTCCTGGCGGGGCCACCAAGGCGGGAGCAGCCTATCTGATCGATGGAGCGACTTTGGACGTGATCAGCACCCTCACCGGCAGCAATACCGATGATCAGGTGGGCAGTGGGGGCATTGTCATATTGAGTGATGGTAACTTTGTTGTCATTAGCTCGAGCTGGAATGGCAATAACGGCGCCGTGACCTGGGGCAATAGTACCACGGGCTTCTCTTCCAATACCGTTTCCGCTAGCAATTCACTCGTCGGTGGCAGCGCCAACGATGCTGTGGGCGCAGCCATTAATGCCTCTGGAGTGTGTGCATTGGCCAACGGCAGGTATGTCGTAGCCAGTTCAGAATGGAATAACCCCGTCGGTCCCGTAACCAAGGTAGGTGCCTATACCTGGTGTGATGCTGGCGGTGTCACTGTGGGCTTGGTCTCACCCAGCAATTCTTTGGTGGGGGGTAAAAAAGATGATGGCAACCAGCCAAAGATCGCGGTGCTTTCCAATGGAAACTATGTTGTGGCTTGTCCGGGTTGGGATAATCCTTCAGGCTCCATTTTAAACGTGGGGGCGGTGACCTGGTGCAATGGCGCAGGCAGTACGGTGGGGCTGATCACGGCTTCCAATTCTTTGATCGGCGGCTCCACATCCGATGGGGTAGGCAGTCAAGTTATGCCTTTGACTAATGGGAATTATGTGGTTAGAACTGTGACATGGGATAATCCCTCGGGTGCCAAGAGCAATGCAGGTGCAACGACTTGGTGCAATGGCCTGGGAGGCACCGTGGGCGTGGTTTCCTCCAGCAATTCCATCGTTGGCACGAGCGAGCACGACAGCTCTTACATGGCTGTGGTGCCACTGACGACGGGCCACTATGTGATCGCGCTGCCGGGTTGGGATAATCCGACCGGGCCGGTGGCGGATGTGGGCGCTGTGATTTGGGGGAATGGCAGTGGCGGTACGGTGGGGGAGGTTTCCGCATCCAATGCCTTGATCGGCGGCAGGAGCGGCGACAATGTGGGAACGTCCGGGAGTTTTACTGGCGTCACGCCTCTGGCAAATGGCCATTATGTGGTGGCCAGTCCAACGTGGGACAATCCTTCCGGACCGGTGACGGATGTTGGCGCGGTGACTTGGTGCAAAGGCGACGGCACCACCGTGGGCCTGGTAACATCGGGCAATTCACTCACTGGCAGCACGAACGATGATCGAATAGCGGGGGGCAGCATCCTCGCTCTCACCGCGCTTCCGGATGGCAACTATGTCGTGTGCAGCTCTCTTTGGGACAATCCAGTAGGCCCGGCTGCGGATGTGGGAGCGGTGACTTGGTGCAACGGCACCACAGGCAGAAGCGGGGCGGTCAGCGCTGCCAACTCGTTGATTGGCGGGTCGTCTGGCGATAGAGTGGGTTCAGGATTTGGGGCCAGCCTTTTGACCAATGGCAATTATGTTGTGAGCAGTCCATCGTGGGACAATCCAGCCGGACCCGTGGCGAATGTCGGTGCTGTGACATGGTGTAAAGGCGATGGCACCACCACTCAGGGTTTGGTGACGGCTGCAAATTCAATGATCGGCGTTACTGCGGATGATGCAGTTGGAGAACGCGGGGCCGTTGCCTTAGCCAATGGCAACTATGCCTTTGGCAGTCCATCCTGGACCAACCCTGCCACCGGTGTCGGTTGGGTGGGGGCCGCGACTTGGGGTAATGGCAGCACGGGTACAACCGGCGTCGTCACTGCGAGTAACTCCATTATCGGAGCTACGGAATATGATAATCTGCCTGCTGACGGCATTGAAGCCTTTTCTAACGGTGGATACCTCTTGTACAGCCCCTACTATAACTTTTTTGAGGGAGCCCTCACCTACGTTCGCGGGGATATGGCAGTGAGTGGTCAGCCATCAACCTCCAACACCTATTTCGGCAGAACTTATATTCATAATGACTTCGATCCCTTGGGCGAGCGTGTTATTTTGGGAACGGGCTTCCAAAACAAGGTGGTCATCATTTCCACCGCAGTTCCGGGTCCGGAGATTGAGGTCTCGGGAAGCGGCAACGTCATCACCGATGGTGATACCTCGCCAGCCGAGGCGGATAACACAGAATTCGGCAGCACCACCGTAGAGGACGGTACGGTGGAGCGGATGTTTACCATTGAGAATACCGGCCCCCTGGAGCTAAACCTCAGCGGTACACCGAAGGTGGTGGTAGGCGGTTCCCATGCAGGGGACTTCACCGTGTCAGTGCAGCCATCCTCTCCCGTGGCCAGTAACAATAGCACGACCTTTGAAGTGATCTTTGATCCCAGCGCTTCGGGCCTGCGCACAGCCACGTTGAGTATAACCAATGATGATAGCAACGAAAATCCTTACAACTTCAGCATCCAGGGCACAGGCACGGCAGTCACACCGGAGATCGCCGTTTCAGGAAACAGCGTCGAAATCGCAAATGGGTCAGATGCACCCACCACGGCGGATCACACGGACTTTGGTGATGTGGCCACCCCTGGCGGGTCACTGTTGCGGACCTTCACGATTGCCAATTCTGGCAGTGCCGTGCTGAACCTCACGGGCTCCCCCAAGGTAGCGGTGAGCGGCACCCATGCGGCAGACTTTTCCGTAACGACACAGCCGGGTGCATCAATCGCCGCCAGTGGCAGCACGACCTTTCAGGTTACCTTTGCCCCTGCTGCCACGGGCCTGCGTAGCGCTACACTGAGCATCCAAAACGATGACAGCGACGAAAATCCCTACACCTTCGACATCCAGGGTACAGGCACCGGTTTGTCGCCGGAGATTGCTGTCGAGTATCCGTCAGATCAAGATCTCACCAGCGGCATTGCCAGCATTTCTTTTGGCATTCAGGCACCGACAACGACCAGTGCGGCCAAGACCTTCACGATCAGGAATACAGGTTCAGGAAGCCTCTCCCTGCAAACCTTCACGAAGGGCGGAGCCCATCCTGATGACTTCATCATTTCTGCACCAGTAACAAACACGGTGGGCGTGGGATTAACCACCACATTTACCGTCACCTATCAACCGAGAGATGGCGGTTCCCGCTCGGCCACGCTTTCCATAGGCAACAACGACAGTGATGAAAATCCTTTCCAAATCACTCTGACCGGTTCAGACGGTGCTCCCATGATCAGCTTGATCCCTGATCAATCTACCGATGAGGACACTCCAGTGGGACCCATTGCCTTCACTGTCGCGGATGAGGATGGTCCAGCGTCCGCAGTGACGCTGAGCGGCACCTCTGAAAATCCGGATTTGATTCCCGATGAGAACATCGTTTTCGGCGGTTCGGACGGCAACCGTACCATCACCCTCACACCAGCGGCAGATCGTTCAGGCGTAGCCACTATTTTCGTGGAGGCTGCCGATGGCTCAGGGAACCGCGCCGTCGTCACCTTTGTTCTCACTGTCGATCCAGTTTCTGAGCCACCCATCGCTCTGGATCAGGCAGATATGGGTAAGGAAAATGACCTTCTGCATGTGGCCTTGCAGGCCTATGATCCGGATGGAGATGCGCTGACTTATACGTTGGAAGACGAGCCTGAGCACGGCACGGTGACGATCAATGAAGACGGCACCTACAGCTATTTGCCAGACGATAATTTTCTCGGGGCAGATAAGTTTACCTACTTGGTCAATGACGGCGGCTTCGACTCCAATGTGACCACGGTGACTCTGATGGTGGTTCGGCAGCCATCCCATTGGTCATGGATGGCGGGATACTCCGTGGTGAATCAGCCCGGTACCTATAACATCGCTGGACCCAACTCCATCGGTGTGGTGGGCTCGCGCAGCGGCCAGGCCACGTGGTCTTTACCAGGCTCCAGCATGCTGTGGGTCTTCGGCGGCACCGGTTGTGGAGACAGCAAGAACACCGGCTTGCTCAATGACCTGTGGCGTTGCAATCTCACCACGCAAACATGGACTTGGTTAGGCGGCAGTAAAACGACCAAGACCAAAGGCACCTACGGCACGCTGGGGGTTGCCGCCGCAGATAACATTCCTGGTGCACGCACCGGTGGAAGTACCTGGATAGACTCTGCCGGTGACCTCTGGCTCTTTGGCGGCACTGGCCTGGACAGCACGGCATCAGGCAATGGCCTCTTGAATGACCTTTGGAAATATTCCCCCAGTTTGACTCAATGGACCTGGATGGGCGGCAGTAAAACGATCAAGGCCCCGGGTGTCTATGGTACTCAAGGTTCACCCCAGCCGGCCAATGTTCCCGGCGCGCGCAGCGGCGCAGCCACTTGGGTGGATACCCTGGGTAATCTCTGGCTCTTTGGCGGCACTGGTTATGGAGCCACCACCAAGTCTAGCGGCACACTCAATGATCTGTGGAAGTACAACATCACCACTCAGGAGTGGACGTGGATGAAGGGACCCAGCACCATCAAAGCTGTGGGGACTTATGGTGCCCAGGGAGTCGCGACTGCTAGCACGATCCCTGGTTCACGCAGTGACGCTTCCGCCTGGGTGGATAAAAATGGCATGTTCTGGCTTTTTGGCGGCAATGGCATCGGCCTCACTGGCGGGGCAGGGGATCTCAATGACCTCTGGAAATATGATCCTTCCGCCAATCTGTGGACCTGGGTGCGCGGCGAGACCCAGACGGACTCTTTAGGCAACTACGGTACACTGGGCATCCCTGCGGCCACCAACGATCCCGCAGCGCGTGCAGGTGCCTCCCCTTGGGTGGATGCCGAAGGTGCTCTGTGCTTCTTCGGTGGTGATGGCCGGGCAGTACGTGATGATATCTGGCGCTACCTGCCTGATACCAATCAGTGGACCTGGATAAAAGGCTCTAGCTCCCTCGCCTTCATCAAGCCAATCTACGGAGACTTCGGAATTGGTGCGCCGAGCAATACTCCAGGATCTCTTCGCAGCGCCTCCGCAGCCGCGGATACCGGCGGTGATGTCTGGGTGTTTGGTGGCGGCAGCGGCACCAGCCACAATAACAGCCTTTGGAAACTCGATTTGCCACCCGTGATGAAGGTGCAAACCAATGCCGCAACATCCGTCACCGGCAGCGGTGCCACGCTCAATGGCATCATCAATCCCCGTGAACTGGCCACCACCGCTTGGTTCCGTTATTCACCCCGCCTGGACATGGTTGGCGCCGTGCTGACCAGCGTGACGGTCATGGGCGACGGCACTGACGATGTGCCTTTGGCTGTACCTGTGACTGGCCTAACAGAGGGTACGACTTATTATTATCAATTGGTGGGCAGCAATCCATTTGGCCAGCGCTCCGGCGGCATGCGCACCTTCACCACCACAGGCACCGCCCCTCCCGTGACGGTAGCCTTTGAGAGCACCAGCTCCACAGTGAAAGAATGCGACGGAACCGCTGTCATAATGGTAGCCCTCAGTGCACCTGCGCCCGTTTCTTTTGACCTTCCCTTCATCATCACCGGCACCGCCACGCCAGGCTCCACAGGGGATTATACGGCACCGGCTTCGTCGCTGTCTTTCGTGGCGGGTCAGATGGTGGGACGTATAACCATTCCCATTCGCAACGACCTGATACCCGAGGTGGAAAAGACCCTCATTGTGACCCTGAACCCACCTTCAGCAGGAGCCACCCTGGGGGGCAGCACCGTTCATACCATCACGTTGCAGGATGGTGATGTGGCCGTGGTTATCGTCACACAGCCGCAGTCAAAAATTGTCGCGATGGGCAGCACCACCACCCTCAGTGTCACAGCCACTGGGACCGGCCCGCTGACCTATCAATGGAAAAAGAACGGTGCCAAAATCAGCGGAGCCACGTCAGCCAGCTACAGCATTCTAAACACGCCCTTGACTGCGGCTAACAACTACACAGTCGATGTGACCAACCCGATAGGCACCAAGCCCAGCGCCAAGGTCGATCTATACGTGGTGGACACCACGCCGAAGTACGCTTCTCTGGCCGTGGGTTCTAAGATCACTTTCACAGTCAATACCGGTGGCGTGGGTCTTGGATTTCAATGGTACAAAGGTGTGACCGTGATCACCCCCGCGAAGACCAAGACACTCTCCTTGAGCAAGCTCACCACCGCGGATGCGGCTGTTTACACCTGCATCGTCAGCAAGTCTGGAATAGACAGCCTAACCAGTGGTGAGTTCAGGCTCACTGTACCGACTTCGAAGCCCGAAATCACCCCCATCACTGCGCTGCCGCCCGGCGTTGTGGGCGGCTCGTATTTGCATGTGATCGAGTTTAACGATGATCCTCTCAAAGCCCCGAAAAGCTTCTCTGTCACCGGCCTGCCTACTGGGTTAAAGCTGGATGCTACCACCGGAGTGATCAGTGGCGATTGCACTGTCGGGGTGACAGACAAGGCCATCACTATCACCGCGACCAACTCCGCTGGCACCAGCACCAAGGTCAATAGTAAGATCACCATCCTTGGTCTGCCGCCCACCGTGCAGGGCACCTGGCTGGGCGTGATGGAACGGCGTCCGGGTGTGGGCGATAATCTTGGCGCGCGCTTGGATCTGACCGTCACCTCCACTGGCAACTACACGGGCAAGCTCCTGCTCAGCGGCACCTCGCTGGCCATTAAGGGAAACCTCATGGTGGACATCGATACCAGCGGCCCTTCGCCAGTGGTTAGCAGCGTTAGAGGTAGGACTTTTTTCACTCGCAAAGGCCTTCCATCTCTGGACCTGAACTTCGTTTTAGGCCTAACAAATAATTTATTGACTGGAAGCCTGCTGGATCCCGCCAAAGCCGACACAGCACTCATCGACGGCATTCGCAACAAATGGAGCAAGAGTGGACTGAAAGCCACAGACTACGTCGGCTACTACACCTTTGGCCTCGATCTCACCCCTACCAACATCGGTGATATCGACTGCCCGCAAGGGAATGGCTTTGGCAGCTTCAACGTTGCCGAGGACGGTAAACTCTCCGTTACCGGCCGCACTGCCGATGGCTTGGCCTACACCACGGCTGGCTTTGCCGGACCTTCAGGCCAGGTGGTGTTCTTTGCCCCATTTAAGCCCAGCATTGGCTCGCTCGTTGGGATGGGCACCATCACCGCAGTTCCTGCCGGGGCCTTCGCCAACAACACCTTCACTGGAAGCGCGACTTGGAACAAAGGCGTCGCGCCTAAGACGTCCAGCGATCAAGCCTACCGCCCCGGATTCCCCTCCATGGCACTCGACCTTGCGGGCGGCAAATACAAAGCACCTGTGTCCGGCGGTGTGGTCATGGGCCTAACCAATTACGATAATAAAGCCCGCATCAACTTCAGCGATGGAGGCCTTAATCCTGGCGACATCACCCCGCACATCTTCAGCATTCGCAATACCAAGACCAAAGGCATCACCCAGAGTGTCAAAGTAATCGCCTACAATACCCGAATCTCGCCCAACCCTAATCCCTACAAGGTCAACTTCGCCCTCGCCTCCAGTCCTTCAGGGGCCTTCATTGGTGCCTTCACCCTTCCCAATGCTAACTCCGCACTGGTGCGCACTGCCAAGTATCAAGGCATCATCGTCTGGGATGGTAGCGCCTACAGTGCCATGGGTTACTTCCTCCTTCCCAAACTCCCTGAACCCGGTCAGACCATCAAGACATCGCCAGTCCTCAGTGGCCTGACCGTCTTGGATGAAACTCAGTGA